A DNA window from Thermoanaerobaculales bacterium contains the following coding sequences:
- a CDS encoding FAD-linked oxidase C-terminal domain-containing protein, producing the protein MAALTDHQRRTLADSGCEIRSDALTRTLYATDASIYRIEPAAVAFPRTAVEASAVLRAAAGAGLSVIPRGAGTGLAGGALGDGLVVDLARHNRRIDSLDLERRTVRVGAGVVLDQLNAFLRPHGLWFGPDVATSSRATLGGMIANNSSGAHAPVYGTTVDHVEALEVVLADGTVAVVGRDGGGLELLRDKVNEVVARHAAAIRERLPEVLVKRWPGYGLDDALRQPGDLSRIVCGSEGTLAAVTAAVLDVVPLPASRSLGLVFFASVTEAMQATVELLELAPAAIEHIDRLLFDQTRGQRAYQPARDLLGLDREPCEAILLVEFFGDADDRLEALLRSRLGLRRMALEDPAEQELVWGVRRDGLSLLTGCVGPAKPAAGIEDVCVRPRDLPAFVAGLQEILDRLGLATSYYGHAASGELHVRPTLDLHRADDLVRLRRVSDEVSDLCLRFGGSLAAEHGLGIARTEYLDRHLGPELAAATREIKLLFDPGNVMNPGKVVDDGRYRIDRDLRLGVGSELVLPFPEAIGFVDRDRSFVGNLEQCNGCGGCRKDAPTMCPTFIATGEEIQSTRGRANTIRAVLEGRLGEGSLGSAELSEALDNCLSCKACRRECPSNVDLALLKAELLHARHRSDGAPLRDRVIAAADLLGRLGASVPWLANPVVGSSPGRRLIAAALGFDPARPLPAFAARRFDRWFAARPRPAPGRRGRLVLWDDTWVRYHEPGIGRAAVAVLEAAGFELVLAEGRRCCGRPAASRGLLDEARRLGEHNVALLRDLADGAPIVFLEPSCYSMFVDEYRQFQIPGAGEVAARCVLFEELLAGLLGSQPDALVFRADHLRVAIHGHCHTKALGDARLLPRLAQRIPGTRAELLATGCCGMAGAFGMMASKAALSRAVATPLVEAITSLPEGTHVVACGTSCRAQIRHLTDAEPLHMAELLAASLA; encoded by the coding sequence ATGGCTGCCCTGACCGACCACCAGCGCCGGACCCTTGCCGACAGCGGCTGCGAGATCCGCAGCGACGCCCTGACCCGGACGCTCTATGCCACCGACGCCTCGATCTACCGGATCGAGCCGGCCGCCGTCGCCTTCCCGCGCACGGCGGTCGAGGCCTCGGCGGTCCTGCGCGCGGCCGCGGGCGCCGGGCTGTCGGTGATCCCCCGCGGCGCCGGGACCGGCCTGGCCGGTGGCGCGCTCGGCGACGGTCTGGTGGTCGACCTGGCCCGCCACAACCGCCGGATCGACAGCCTCGACCTCGAGCGACGGACCGTGCGGGTCGGCGCCGGGGTCGTGCTCGACCAGCTCAACGCCTTCCTGCGGCCGCACGGCCTCTGGTTCGGGCCGGACGTCGCAACCTCCTCCCGGGCCACCCTGGGCGGCATGATCGCCAACAACTCGTCCGGGGCGCACGCGCCGGTCTACGGCACCACCGTCGACCACGTCGAGGCGCTGGAGGTGGTGCTGGCGGACGGAACGGTCGCGGTGGTCGGCCGGGACGGCGGCGGCCTCGAGCTCCTGCGCGACAAGGTCAATGAGGTGGTGGCGCGCCACGCCGCCGCGATCCGCGAGCGACTGCCCGAGGTGCTCGTCAAGCGCTGGCCGGGCTATGGCCTGGACGACGCCTTGCGCCAGCCCGGCGACCTCAGCCGGATCGTCTGCGGCAGCGAGGGCACGCTGGCGGCGGTGACGGCGGCCGTGCTCGACGTGGTGCCGCTGCCCGCCTCGCGCAGCCTCGGGCTGGTGTTCTTCGCCTCGGTGACCGAGGCGATGCAGGCCACGGTCGAGCTGCTCGAGCTCGCGCCGGCGGCCATCGAGCACATCGACCGCCTGCTGTTCGATCAGACCCGGGGCCAGCGCGCCTACCAGCCGGCCCGCGATCTGCTCGGGCTCGACCGTGAGCCCTGCGAGGCGATCCTCCTGGTGGAGTTCTTCGGTGACGCGGATGACCGGCTCGAGGCGCTGCTCCGGTCCCGGCTCGGGCTGCGCCGGATGGCGCTCGAGGACCCGGCCGAGCAGGAGCTGGTGTGGGGCGTGCGCCGCGACGGCCTGTCGCTGCTGACCGGATGCGTGGGGCCGGCCAAGCCCGCCGCCGGCATCGAGGACGTGTGCGTGCGGCCGCGCGACCTGCCGGCCTTCGTGGCCGGCCTCCAGGAGATCCTGGACCGGCTCGGCTTGGCCACCTCGTACTACGGCCACGCCGCGTCCGGGGAGCTCCACGTCCGCCCGACGCTGGACCTCCACCGTGCCGACGACCTGGTGCGGCTGCGCCGGGTCTCCGACGAGGTCTCGGACCTCTGCCTGCGCTTCGGCGGATCGCTGGCCGCCGAGCACGGCCTGGGCATCGCCCGCACCGAGTACCTCGACCGGCACCTCGGGCCCGAGCTCGCCGCCGCGACCCGCGAGATCAAGCTGCTGTTCGACCCCGGCAACGTCATGAACCCGGGCAAGGTGGTCGACGACGGCCGCTACCGCATCGACCGCGACCTGCGGCTCGGGGTCGGCTCGGAGCTGGTGCTGCCGTTCCCCGAGGCGATCGGCTTTGTCGACCGCGACCGCTCGTTCGTCGGCAACCTCGAGCAGTGCAACGGCTGCGGCGGCTGCCGCAAGGACGCTCCCACCATGTGCCCGACCTTCATCGCGACCGGCGAGGAGATCCAGTCGACGCGCGGCCGGGCCAACACCATCCGGGCGGTGCTCGAGGGCCGGCTCGGCGAGGGAAGCCTGGGCTCGGCGGAGCTCAGCGAGGCGCTCGACAACTGCCTCTCCTGCAAGGCCTGCCGCAGGGAGTGCCCGTCCAACGTCGACCTGGCCCTGCTCAAGGCCGAGCTGCTGCACGCCCGCCACCGCAGCGACGGCGCGCCGCTGCGCGACCGGGTGATCGCCGCCGCCGACCTCCTCGGCCGGCTCGGCGCGAGCGTGCCGTGGCTGGCCAACCCGGTCGTCGGCTCGTCGCCCGGCCGCCGGCTCATTGCCGCAGCCCTCGGCTTCGATCCGGCCCGGCCGCTGCCGGCCTTCGCGGCGCGGCGCTTCGACCGCTGGTTCGCCGCCCGGCCGCGGCCGGCGCCCGGGAGGCGCGGCCGGCTGGTGCTGTGGGACGACACCTGGGTCCGCTACCACGAGCCCGGCATCGGCCGCGCCGCGGTGGCGGTGCTCGAGGCTGCCGGCTTCGAGCTGGTGCTGGCCGAGGGCCGGCGCTGCTGCGGCCGGCCGGCGGCGAGCCGGGGGCTGCTCGACGAGGCGCGGCGCCTCGGCGAGCACAACGTCGCGCTGCTTCGCGACCTCGCGGACGGCGCGCCGATCGTGTTCCTCGAGCCCTCGTGCTACTCGATGTTCGTCGACGAGTACCGGCAGTTCCAGATCCCGGGCGCCGGCGAGGTCGCGGCGCGCTGCGTCCTCTTCGAGGAGCTGCTGGCCGGCCTGCTCGGCTCGCAGCCCGACGCCCTTGTCTTCCGTGCCGACCATCTGCGGGTGGCGATCCACGGTCACTGCCACACCAAGGCCCTCGGCGACGCCCGCCTCCTGCCCCGGCTCGCGCAGCGGATCCCGGGCACACGAGCCGAGCTCCTCGCCACCGGCTGCTGCGGGATGGCCGGAGCCTTCGGCATGATGGCGTCGAAGGCGGCCCTGTCGCGCGCCGTGGCGACGCCCCTGGTCGAGGCCATCACGTCCCTGCCCGAAGGTACCCACGTTGTCGCCTGCGGCACCTCCTGCCGGGCCCAGATCCGCCACCTCACGGACGCCGAGCCGCTGCACATGGCGGAGCTCCTCGCCGCCTCGCTCGCGTGA
- a CDS encoding FGGY-family carbohydrate kinase — protein sequence MAGGDHILAIDHGTQSVRALLFDPSGNLVHKERVEVEPYVSPQPGWAEQDPELYWRSLGEACRRLWTASPVPREAVAGVALTTQRATMINVDRSGVPLRPAIVWLDQRRAEGVAPVGGLWGLAFRLARAAETVAYFQAEAEANWIAAAQPEIWERTDKYLFLSGFLTHRLVGRFVDSIGCQVGYVPFDYKRLRWAGPRDWKWRALAIERAMLPELVPPGSVLGEITASASAATGIPEGLPLVAAAADKACEVIGAGCLDPHIGCLSYGTAAGINTTHRRYVEAIPMIPPYPAAVPGAYTLEVQINRGYWMVSWFKREFGHREQRIAEERGIAPEDLFDELVRAIPPGSMGLMLQPYWSPGVKVPGPEAKGAVIGFGDVHTRAHLYRAILEGLAYALREGGERCQRRSGTPLKEIRVAGGGSQSDAAMQITADIFGLPASRPHVYEASGLGAAIDAAVGLGLHPDFETAVAHMTRRGRTFEPDPAAHEIYQGLYHQVYLEMYGRLRPLYERIRDITGYPKGVGGRG from the coding sequence ATGGCGGGCGGCGACCACATCCTGGCCATCGACCACGGCACTCAGAGCGTGCGGGCGCTGCTCTTCGACCCGTCGGGCAACCTCGTCCACAAGGAGCGGGTCGAGGTCGAGCCCTACGTCTCGCCGCAGCCGGGCTGGGCGGAGCAGGACCCGGAGCTGTACTGGCGCTCGCTCGGCGAGGCGTGCCGCCGGCTGTGGACGGCGTCGCCGGTGCCGCGGGAGGCAGTGGCGGGGGTCGCCCTGACCACGCAGCGGGCGACCATGATCAACGTCGACCGGAGCGGCGTCCCGCTGCGGCCGGCCATCGTGTGGCTCGACCAGCGCCGCGCCGAGGGCGTGGCGCCGGTCGGCGGGCTGTGGGGCCTCGCCTTCCGGCTGGCCCGAGCGGCCGAGACGGTGGCCTACTTCCAGGCCGAGGCCGAGGCCAACTGGATCGCCGCCGCCCAGCCCGAGATCTGGGAGCGCACCGACAAGTACCTGTTCCTGTCCGGCTTCCTGACCCACCGCCTGGTCGGTCGCTTCGTCGACTCGATCGGCTGCCAGGTCGGCTACGTGCCCTTCGACTACAAGCGGCTGCGCTGGGCCGGCCCGCGCGACTGGAAGTGGCGCGCGCTGGCGATCGAGCGCGCGATGCTGCCGGAGCTTGTTCCACCCGGCTCGGTGCTGGGCGAGATCACGGCCTCCGCGTCGGCGGCGACCGGCATCCCGGAGGGGCTGCCGCTGGTGGCGGCGGCCGCCGACAAGGCCTGCGAGGTGATCGGCGCCGGCTGCCTCGATCCCCACATCGGCTGCCTGTCCTACGGCACGGCGGCCGGCATCAACACCACCCACCGGCGCTACGTCGAGGCGATCCCGATGATCCCGCCCTACCCGGCGGCGGTGCCGGGGGCCTACACCCTCGAGGTGCAGATCAACCGCGGCTACTGGATGGTGTCGTGGTTCAAGCGCGAGTTCGGCCACCGCGAGCAGCGGATCGCCGAGGAGCGCGGCATCGCTCCGGAGGATCTCTTCGACGAGCTGGTGCGCGCCATCCCTCCGGGCTCGATGGGCCTGATGCTGCAGCCCTACTGGTCGCCGGGCGTCAAGGTGCCCGGGCCCGAGGCCAAGGGTGCGGTGATCGGCTTCGGCGACGTCCACACCCGCGCCCACCTCTACCGGGCGATCCTCGAGGGCCTGGCCTACGCGCTGCGCGAGGGCGGGGAGCGCTGCCAGCGCCGGAGCGGGACGCCCTTGAAGGAGATCCGGGTGGCCGGCGGCGGGTCGCAGAGCGACGCGGCGATGCAGATCACGGCCGACATCTTCGGCCTGCCGGCGTCGCGGCCCCACGTCTACGAGGCGTCGGGCCTCGGGGCGGCGATCGACGCCGCCGTGGGCCTCGGCCTGCACCCCGACTTCGAGACGGCGGTGGCCCACATGACCCGGCGCGGCCGCACCTTCGAGCCCGACCCGGCGGCCCACGAGATCTACCAGGGGCTCTACCACCAGGTCTACCTCGAGATGTACGGCCGGCTGCGGCCGCTGTACGAGCGGATCCGCGACATCACGGGGTATCCGAAGGGAGTAGGGGGTAGGGGATAG
- a CDS encoding cytidylate kinase-like family protein: MPKFSQGGVGSSVAVRPAELQMRFRDLLERASEAREPLVERPAQLGPFLSISREVGSGGAEVARGTGERIGWSVLDKQLVEDLARRLELSPKMLELLDETRSNWFHETMLNLMNSKIVLQNSYVSILGKLLHLAAYEGKVIIVGRGSHLLLPRDAGLMVRVIAPRAARLATLQEREGLDAAAAERLLDELEAARAAFIRRHFRREPDDPSQYDMVLDSSVFGIDGCVDLVCRALELRGLTPKPEDVGSGG, translated from the coding sequence ATGCCGAAGTTCTCTCAAGGGGGCGTGGGCAGCAGCGTGGCGGTCCGGCCGGCGGAGCTCCAGATGCGCTTCCGCGACCTGCTGGAGCGGGCGTCCGAGGCTCGCGAGCCCCTCGTGGAGCGGCCGGCGCAGCTCGGCCCGTTCCTTTCCATCTCCCGCGAGGTGGGCTCGGGCGGCGCCGAAGTGGCGCGCGGGACCGGCGAGCGGATCGGGTGGTCGGTGCTGGACAAGCAGCTGGTCGAGGACCTGGCGCGACGGCTGGAGCTGTCTCCGAAGATGCTCGAGCTGCTGGACGAGACCCGCTCCAACTGGTTTCACGAGACCATGCTCAACCTCATGAACTCGAAGATCGTGCTCCAGAACTCCTATGTGTCGATCCTCGGCAAGCTCCTGCACCTGGCGGCATACGAGGGGAAGGTGATCATCGTCGGCCGCGGCAGCCATCTGCTGCTGCCGCGCGACGCCGGCCTGATGGTGCGGGTGATCGCGCCGAGGGCGGCCCGGCTGGCGACCCTGCAGGAGCGGGAGGGCCTGGACGCCGCGGCGGCCGAGCGCCTGCTCGACGAGCTCGAGGCTGCCCGCGCCGCGTTCATCCGGCGGCACTTCCGGCGCGAGCCCGATGATCCGTCGCAGTACGACATGGTGCTCGACTCGTCGGTGTTCGGGATCGACGGCTGCGTCGACCTGGTGTGTCGGGCGCTGGAGCTGCGCGGGCTGACGCCCAAGCCCGAGGATGTAGGATCTGGGGGTTAG
- a CDS encoding SGNH/GDSL hydrolase family protein, with product MARPQIVPRLLLAAVVTALMLVAAECSVRAVRDPRQLERQEQRDIFPFYYPLAEGGLFTRDRDERLRYRLTPGFDMELDGRRYRVSSLGLRGAALASQPEEGARRVVVLGDSFAFGLGVDEDETFSAQLEALLGERGRRTEVANLGVPGYHSGQELAWLLRAGFALDPDLVLLLYYGNDEIKEAFQYDPSFRVLYGDALPVPYPLKGLLARSAIYRWLARADVGRLRRRGDLSSLGSRHWPVTEDRLERMFRACAQRDTPLVVANLPLLWSSQALADPAGPGHENSDRVNRLAERCGVPVVDLRPVLLAVREAPGDDFLRRLLISPDPPQDHHFNPRGYAIIAGAVADRIIADGLLPVP from the coding sequence GTGGCGAGACCCCAGATCGTGCCCCGCCTGCTGCTGGCCGCCGTGGTGACGGCGCTCATGCTGGTCGCTGCCGAGTGCTCGGTGCGGGCGGTCCGTGACCCGCGGCAGCTGGAGCGGCAGGAGCAGCGGGACATCTTCCCGTTCTACTACCCGCTCGCCGAGGGCGGCCTGTTCACCAGGGACCGCGACGAGCGCCTGCGCTACCGGCTGACCCCGGGCTTCGACATGGAGCTCGACGGCCGGCGCTACCGGGTCAGCTCGCTCGGACTGCGCGGCGCCGCCCTCGCCTCGCAGCCAGAGGAAGGCGCCCGACGCGTGGTGGTGCTCGGCGATTCCTTCGCCTTCGGCCTCGGGGTCGACGAGGACGAGACCTTCTCGGCGCAGCTCGAGGCGCTGCTGGGCGAGCGCGGCCGGCGGACCGAGGTGGCCAACCTCGGCGTGCCCGGCTACCACAGCGGGCAAGAGCTGGCGTGGCTCCTGCGCGCCGGCTTCGCCCTCGATCCCGACCTCGTGCTGCTGCTCTACTACGGCAACGACGAGATCAAAGAGGCCTTTCAGTACGACCCCAGCTTCCGCGTGCTCTACGGCGACGCGCTGCCGGTCCCGTACCCGCTCAAGGGCCTGCTCGCGAGATCGGCGATCTATCGCTGGCTGGCGCGCGCGGATGTCGGGCGCTTGCGCCGCCGGGGCGACCTGAGCTCACTCGGGTCGCGCCACTGGCCGGTGACCGAGGACCGCCTCGAGCGGATGTTCCGGGCATGTGCCCAGCGCGACACCCCGCTGGTGGTCGCGAACCTGCCGCTGCTGTGGAGCTCGCAGGCGCTCGCGGACCCGGCGGGCCCGGGCCACGAGAACTCGGACCGGGTCAACCGGCTCGCCGAGCGGTGCGGCGTGCCGGTCGTCGATCTACGGCCGGTCCTGCTCGCCGTCCGCGAGGCGCCTGGCGACGACTTCCTGAGACGGCTGCTGATCTCGCCGGACCCGCCGCAGGACCACCACTTCAACCCGCGGGGCTACGCGATCATCGCCGGGGCGGTGGCCGATCGGATTATCGCGGACGGGCTGCTGCCCGTCCCTTGA
- a CDS encoding VanZ family protein translates to MGGTDHGRAPQRRTSRAAVAAAAWAALLYAGIPLVRPVQQRLLGSLGPGWIIATVLGAVAAALVVAAILVRRSPRPTTSFDLVWLAAIAALAAAAAWQLRGRPEEAVHLVQFGVLAVLIYRSLRPPEPDVAVLAAVVLLGSLVGTVDEIIQWIVPGRFWDLRDVAVNAAACALAAAALWRLDPGPWRRPPPSSLSLALRLAAALILLLALCLANTPGRVAWYAGRVPGLGLLARADNAMTEYGHRHRLPGIGEMKSRLTMAELAAQDRERAAEVAAVLDRYPEGRYGRFLEDHGEAADPFLYEARIHLFSRDAHFRQFRDAAPGSAAAPEHATIAFREQQLLERVFANTLARSRFGLDPQRRRSLEQAHDPERPFVSSSASHLITGVGERPLRIALLAAAAALLALDAAVRRRMRMEASP, encoded by the coding sequence ATGGGTGGCACGGACCACGGCCGGGCGCCACAGCGCCGCACCAGCCGGGCCGCGGTCGCAGCCGCGGCGTGGGCCGCGTTGCTGTACGCCGGCATCCCCCTCGTGCGGCCGGTCCAGCAGCGGCTGCTCGGATCGCTCGGTCCGGGCTGGATCATCGCCACGGTGCTAGGCGCCGTCGCGGCGGCGCTGGTCGTGGCCGCGATCCTGGTGCGGCGATCGCCGCGGCCCACCACCTCGTTCGACCTCGTCTGGCTGGCGGCGATCGCGGCTCTCGCCGCGGCGGCCGCCTGGCAGCTGCGGGGGCGCCCCGAGGAGGCGGTGCACCTGGTCCAGTTCGGCGTGCTGGCGGTGCTGATCTACCGGTCGCTGCGGCCGCCGGAGCCGGATGTCGCCGTCCTGGCCGCCGTCGTGCTGCTGGGCTCCCTGGTCGGCACGGTCGACGAGATCATCCAGTGGATCGTGCCGGGGCGGTTCTGGGACCTCCGGGACGTCGCCGTCAACGCCGCCGCCTGCGCGCTGGCCGCGGCCGCCCTGTGGCGCCTCGACCCCGGGCCGTGGCGGCGGCCGCCGCCCTCCTCGCTCAGCCTGGCACTGCGCCTCGCGGCGGCCCTGATTCTGCTGCTGGCGTTGTGCCTGGCCAACACCCCCGGGCGGGTCGCCTGGTATGCCGGGCGGGTGCCCGGCCTCGGGCTGCTCGCCCGCGCCGACAACGCGATGACCGAGTACGGCCACCGGCACCGGCTGCCCGGAATCGGCGAGATGAAGTCGCGGCTGACGATGGCGGAGCTGGCGGCGCAGGACCGGGAGCGGGCCGCCGAGGTCGCGGCGGTGCTCGACCGCTACCCGGAGGGCCGCTACGGCCGCTTCCTGGAGGACCACGGCGAGGCCGCCGATCCCTTCCTGTACGAGGCCCGCATCCACCTCTTCAGCCGCGACGCCCACTTCCGCCAGTTCCGCGACGCCGCGCCGGGATCCGCGGCGGCGCCGGAGCACGCGACCATCGCCTTTCGCGAGCAGCAGCTGCTCGAGCGCGTCTTCGCGAACACCCTCGCCCGCTCGCGCTTCGGCCTCGACCCGCAACGGCGGCGCTCCCTGGAGCAGGCCCACGACCCGGAGCGGCCGTTCGTCAGCTCCTCCGCCAGCCACCTGATCACGGGCGTCGGCGAGCGCCCGCTGCGGATCGCCCTGCTCGCCGCGGCCGCCGCCCTGCTGGCGCTCGACGCCGCGGTCCGGCGCCGTATGAGAATGGAGGCGTCACCATGA
- a CDS encoding sulfite exporter TauE/SafE family protein, translating into METVFSSLPQFVVACLILAGAQAIYVLLGFGAGMVAVGLLALILPELRDVIVILLLVNLPAEAYVVASSWRRVSWRGVLLITAGVAVGIPIGSFMLSAGDLGALLTLLGVVMVVVGGVFLLTPDRPPRPVPAWTAPPVGLVSGVLTGLFGTGGPPLIFYSQLKGDDKTTFRGTLMAIFLLMTVVRVPSYAAFGLITAPRVWSSLALVPAAVLGAAVGDRIHLRVDEATFRRLVSIALVTIGATLLARSL; encoded by the coding sequence GTGGAGACGGTGTTCTCGTCGTTGCCGCAGTTCGTCGTCGCCTGCCTGATCCTGGCCGGCGCCCAGGCCATCTACGTGCTGCTCGGCTTCGGGGCCGGCATGGTCGCGGTCGGCCTGCTCGCCCTGATCCTCCCCGAGCTGCGCGACGTGATCGTCATCCTCCTCCTCGTCAACCTGCCGGCCGAGGCCTACGTTGTCGCGTCCTCGTGGCGCCGCGTCTCCTGGCGCGGCGTGCTGCTGATCACGGCCGGCGTCGCGGTCGGCATCCCGATCGGCAGCTTCATGCTGTCGGCCGGCGACCTCGGCGCGCTGCTGACCCTGCTCGGGGTGGTGATGGTGGTGGTCGGCGGCGTCTTCCTGCTCACCCCGGATCGACCGCCGAGGCCGGTCCCGGCCTGGACTGCACCCCCGGTGGGCCTCGTCTCAGGGGTGCTGACCGGCCTCTTCGGCACCGGCGGGCCGCCGCTGATCTTCTACTCCCAGCTCAAGGGCGACGACAAGACCACCTTCCGGGGCACCCTGATGGCGATCTTCCTGCTCATGACCGTGGTCCGGGTCCCCTCCTACGCCGCCTTCGGGCTGATCACGGCGCCTAGAGTCTGGTCGTCGCTGGCGCTAGTGCCGGCGGCGGTGCTGGGCGCCGCCGTCGGCGATCGCATCCACCTGCGGGTCGACGAGGCGACCTTCCGGCGCCTGGTCAGCATCGCCCTGGTCACCATCGGCGCGACCCTGCTCGCGAGAAGCCTGTAG
- a CDS encoding metallophosphoesterase — MIRPRRGLTRREMLALSGAAAAGLPARASWSAPGAAGEALRIVFYTDVHTRTEWETPRALAMAAAAINAEKPELVIAGGDLITDGFQSSAEAVEPRWRAYLEMHRAIRARVEPVLGNHDLVAAIPEDGAPPSADPRQRFRTAFSLERTYRSVAAGGYRLLILDSISVVGGDDKYHGRIEADQLQWLATELESIESSTPVVLATHLPLLTGFYQATEGAAAAAPANRVVVNNREVLELFAGHNLLLVLQGHLHVEEMLRWRGTTFITGGALCGKWWRGAWHGTGEGYGVLTLRPDRVDWEYRGYGWKALRP; from the coding sequence ATGATCCGTCCACGACGCGGGCTGACGAGGCGGGAAATGCTGGCGCTGTCCGGCGCCGCCGCGGCCGGCCTGCCGGCGCGCGCGAGCTGGTCCGCGCCGGGCGCCGCCGGCGAGGCGCTGCGGATCGTCTTCTACACCGACGTGCACACCCGCACCGAGTGGGAGACGCCGCGCGCGCTCGCCATGGCCGCCGCCGCGATCAACGCCGAGAAGCCCGAGCTGGTCATCGCCGGCGGCGACCTCATCACCGACGGCTTCCAGTCGTCGGCCGAGGCGGTCGAGCCCCGCTGGCGGGCCTACCTCGAGATGCACCGCGCGATTCGGGCCAGGGTCGAGCCGGTGCTCGGCAACCACGACCTGGTGGCCGCGATCCCCGAGGACGGCGCGCCGCCCAGCGCCGATCCCCGCCAGAGGTTCCGAACCGCCTTCTCGCTCGAGCGCACCTACCGGTCGGTCGCCGCCGGCGGCTACCGGTTGCTGATCCTCGACTCGATCTCAGTGGTCGGCGGCGATGACAAGTACCACGGCCGGATCGAGGCCGACCAGCTGCAGTGGCTGGCGACCGAGCTCGAGTCGATCGAGAGCTCGACGCCGGTCGTGCTGGCGACCCACCTGCCGCTGCTGACCGGCTTCTACCAAGCCACCGAGGGCGCGGCCGCCGCCGCTCCCGCCAACCGGGTGGTGGTCAACAACCGGGAGGTGCTCGAGCTGTTCGCGGGCCACAACCTGCTGCTCGTGCTCCAGGGCCACCTCCACGTCGAGGAGATGCTGCGCTGGCGGGGCACCACCTTCATCACCGGCGGCGCGCTCTGCGGCAAGTGGTGGCGGGGGGCCTGGCACGGCACCGGCGAGGGCTACGGCGTGCTCACCCTGCGCCCGGATCGCGTCGACTGGGAGTATCGCGGGTACGGGTGGAAGGCTTTGAGGCCGTGA
- a CDS encoding ferredoxin--NADP reductase, producing the protein MTDRSQSLNAVVVDKVEVAPGLVVLRVAAEGWRLPEFTPGQFAVLGLPPEAPRCVGADPDEEAPLPRRMIRRAYSIASSSRARECFEFYINLVRSGELTPRLFALDSGDRIWLGPKVAGAFTLDEARPDSHLVLVATGTGLAPYMSMLRTTLPEADGRRIAVLLGARHSWDLGYHAELAAMERQHPGLSYLPMISRPAAEMRPWRGRVGHVLDLWRDGAIGRAWGFSPTPQSTSVFLCGNPRMIDDMSALLAGEGYREHSRSCPGEVFVERYW; encoded by the coding sequence GTGACCGATCGAAGCCAATCGCTGAACGCCGTCGTCGTCGACAAGGTCGAGGTCGCCCCCGGGCTGGTCGTGCTACGGGTCGCTGCCGAGGGCTGGAGGCTGCCCGAGTTCACGCCGGGCCAGTTTGCGGTGCTCGGGCTGCCGCCGGAGGCGCCGCGGTGCGTGGGCGCGGACCCCGACGAGGAGGCGCCGCTCCCACGCCGGATGATCCGCCGGGCCTACTCGATCGCCTCGTCGTCGAGGGCGCGCGAGTGCTTCGAGTTCTACATCAACCTGGTCCGCTCCGGGGAGCTGACCCCGCGGCTGTTCGCCCTCGACTCTGGAGACCGGATCTGGCTCGGACCCAAGGTCGCCGGTGCGTTCACGCTCGACGAGGCGCGCCCGGACAGCCACCTCGTGCTGGTGGCCACCGGCACCGGCCTGGCGCCATACATGAGCATGCTGCGCACCACGCTGCCGGAGGCCGATGGCCGGCGGATCGCGGTGCTGCTCGGCGCGCGCCACTCGTGGGACCTCGGCTACCATGCCGAGCTCGCCGCCATGGAACGGCAGCACCCTGGGCTCAGCTACCTGCCCATGATCAGCCGGCCCGCCGCCGAGATGCGGCCCTGGCGGGGTCGCGTCGGCCACGTCCTCGACCTCTGGCGGGACGGCGCGATCGGGCGCGCCTGGGGGTTCTCCCCGACCCCACAGTCGACCAGCGTCTTTCTGTGCGGCAACCCGCGGATGATCGACGACATGAGCGCGCTGCTGGCCGGCGAGGGCTACCGGGAGCACAGCCGGAGCTGCCCCGGCGAAGTCTTCGTCGAACGGTACTGGTAG
- the elbB gene encoding isoprenoid biosynthesis glyoxalase ElbB — protein MAKKVGVILSGCGVYDGAEVHEAVITMLALDRRGADMVLCAPDVAQLHVVNHLTGEVVDGESRNVLVESARIARGVIRDVAAVSADELDALILPGGYGAAKNLCDFALAGPDCTVNPDVARLVRAVHAQGKPVAAVCIAPALLAKVLGEHQPKLTIGNDPATAGALEKMGARHVGCPVDGLVVDRERKLVSTPAYMLATRISEAAAGIEKAVDALLAMA, from the coding sequence ATGGCGAAGAAGGTCGGCGTCATCCTCTCCGGATGCGGCGTGTACGACGGTGCGGAGGTCCACGAGGCGGTGATCACGATGCTCGCGCTCGACCGGCGCGGGGCGGACATGGTGCTGTGCGCGCCCGACGTCGCCCAGCTCCACGTCGTCAACCACCTCACTGGCGAGGTCGTGGACGGTGAGAGCAGGAACGTCCTGGTCGAGTCCGCGCGGATCGCGCGCGGCGTGATCCGCGACGTCGCCGCGGTCAGCGCCGACGAGCTCGACGCCCTGATCCTCCCCGGCGGCTACGGCGCCGCCAAGAACCTCTGCGACTTCGCCCTCGCCGGCCCCGACTGCACCGTCAACCCGGATGTGGCGAGGCTGGTGCGGGCGGTGCACGCCCAGGGCAAGCCGGTTGCCGCGGTCTGCATCGCGCCGGCGCTGCTCGCCAAGGTGCTCGGCGAGCACCAGCCGAAGCTCACCATCGGCAACGATCCGGCGACCGCCGGCGCCCTCGAAAAGATGGGCGCCCGCCACGTCGGCTGCCCGGTCGACGGTCTGGTGGTGGATCGCGAGCGCAAGCTGGTGTCGACCCCGGCCTACATGCTCGCCACGCGGATCTCCGAGGCCGCGGCGGGCATCGAGAAGGCGGTGGACGCGCTGCTCGCCATGGCCTAG